A single window of Vanessa atalanta chromosome 27, ilVanAtal1.2, whole genome shotgun sequence DNA harbors:
- the LOC125074180 gene encoding putative gamma-glutamylcyclotransferase CG2811 isoform X2 yields the protein MLEPFKLLFLKPKELFFQFYRTMSHKVFVYGTLKRNEPNHHWLTNPDHGVGQFISEGRTKTKYPLIIGTKYNIPFLLHSPGDGHNVKGEVYEVDDTMLGKLDILEDHPNYYIREIDDVIVQKNGSSEEETVKCWIYFLKNFRRELLTKPQLENYSSEGSHGLPYMERSKRDPNDNYYPEVKR from the exons ATGCTAGAACCATTTAAGTTGTTATTCTTAAAACCTAaagaacttttttttcaattttacagAACC ATGTCTCATAAAGTATTTGTGTATGGAACACTGAAACGCAATGAGCCGAATCACCATTGGCTCACAAATCCAGATCACGGTGTTGGACAATTTATAAGTGAGGGAaggacaaaaacaaaatatcctCTTATAATAGGAACAAAGTATAATATACCTTTCCTATTACACAGTCCAGGTGATGGACATAATGTTAAag gGGAAGTCTATGAAGTAGATGACACAATGTTAGGTAAATTAGACATCCTAGAAGATCATCCCAACTATTACATTCGAGAAATTGATGATGTTATTGTGCAGAAAAA TGGTTCTTCAGAAGAGGAAACAGTAAAATGTTGGATATATTTCCTGAAGAACTTCCGACGAGAGTTGCTAACCAAGCCCCAGCTAGAGAACTACTCGTCCGAAGGTTCACACGGCCTGCCTTACATGGAAAGGTCCAAACGAGAtcctaatgataattattatccaGAAGTTAAACGATAA
- the LOC125074180 gene encoding putative gamma-glutamylcyclotransferase CG2811 isoform X1, protein MLEPFKLLFLKPKELFFQFYRTMSHKVFVYGTLKRNEPNHHWLTNPDHGVGQFISEGRTKTKYPLIIGTKYNIPFLLHSPGDGHNVKGEVYEVDDTMLGKLDILEDHPNYYIREIDDVIVQKNGSSEEETVKCWIYFLKNFRRELLTKPQLENYSSEGSHGLPYMESNNESTIDDLDDMLQSDKIS, encoded by the exons ATGCTAGAACCATTTAAGTTGTTATTCTTAAAACCTAaagaacttttttttcaattttacagAACC ATGTCTCATAAAGTATTTGTGTATGGAACACTGAAACGCAATGAGCCGAATCACCATTGGCTCACAAATCCAGATCACGGTGTTGGACAATTTATAAGTGAGGGAaggacaaaaacaaaatatcctCTTATAATAGGAACAAAGTATAATATACCTTTCCTATTACACAGTCCAGGTGATGGACATAATGTTAAag gGGAAGTCTATGAAGTAGATGACACAATGTTAGGTAAATTAGACATCCTAGAAGATCATCCCAACTATTACATTCGAGAAATTGATGATGTTATTGTGCAGAAAAA TGGTTCTTCAGAAGAGGAAACAGTAAAATGTTGGATATATTTCCTGAAGAACTTCCGACGAGAGTTGCTAACCAAGCCCCAGCTAGAGAACTACTCGTCCGAAGGTTCACACGGCCTGCCTTACATGGAAAG caACAACGAATCAACAATAGATGATCTCGACGATATGCTGCAAAgtgataaaatatcataa